Part of the Vigna radiata var. radiata cultivar VC1973A chromosome 11, Vradiata_ver6, whole genome shotgun sequence genome is shown below.
GATTGcctttgttttgaaaattctcAGCTTTTAGTCAATGATGAAATAAGTTTAATGAGAAAAGCCGTTGTCAAGTAGTTCAATAAGACGCCAGTCAAATAGCGTTTCCATCGCACTATGTATTTTACCAAAATATGCTTCTGGGTCAAAGTCTTAAATTCCACGGGATGTTGTGACCCTTTGAGATTGTTCTTCTGGTCCTAATGAATATTTCCTTTTGGTCTTTCTCATAAAGAGTCTTTTTGTGCCTGAGTTCAGAAACTATACATTAATACTAACATGATCAATAACAATTAACCGATGACTTTTCGTTCGTTTTAATGTTGTTATGTATGACTTCACAGAGAACTTGGTTGGGAAAGGTGGTCATGCTGAagtgtacaaagggtgtttACCTGATGGTCAAATTATAGCTGTGAAGAGGCTAATGAAGAATGAAAAGGACGCTGCAGATAGAGCTGGAGATTTTTTGACAGAGCTTGGGATTATTGCACACATAAACCACACAAATGCAACACACCTTGTTGGGTTTGGGGTTGATGGCGGCCTCTTCTTTGTCCTGCAATTAGCTGCGCATGGAAGTCTCAGTTCTTTGCTTTTTGGTGCGGAGATGCATCTATTTTTTACTTCACTTTTCACGTTTTCCTCCTCTTATTGTGCttgttctatttttcatttctaacaAAGAGGTGTTCAACATGTCAGGTTCTGCAGGCATGGACTGGGAAAAACGATTCAAGGTAGCTGTTGGAGTGGCTGAGGGATTGCATTATCTCCACAAAGAGTGTCCAAGGCGAATCATTCATAGGGACATCAAGGCCTCCAACATCCTACTAAACGAAAACTACGAAGCTGAGGTACTATGGCATCAgcttataatattaaatgaatttttggaATTATTTTCTATGCGAAGAAAATAACCCGCGCCGTGATAAACTTCAGATTTCAGATTTTGGACTGGCAAAATGGCTTCCAAACAAGTGGGCCAACCATGTTGTCTTCCCAATAGAAGGCACATTTGGGTTAGTGCTGTAGCTTCATTGACTCACATTTCCTATTGTAAGCATTTTCTTTCTGTTATAAACACTGCATGGACGACATGGTTGGTTTCAGGTATTTGGCTCCGGAGTATTTTATGCATGGAATTGTGGATGAGAGAACTGATGTATTTGCATTTGGAGTTTTGCTGTTGGAGCTCATAACTGGCCGTCGTGCAGTTGATTCAGATAGTAGGCAAAGTCTTGTGACTTGGGTAAGTCTTCATTATCTATCCTTGTTTATTATGATTAGTGATGGTAACAAAAGGTTTAAGATGTTTATATAATCTTTGCTTGCAAAATTCTGATTATTGTTGTCAGGCGAAGCCACTGTTAGACACAAACAATGTAAAGGACATAGCAGACCCCAGATTAGGAGAGGCGTATGACCGTACAGAAATGATACGTGTGATGGTGACAGCTTCGATGTGTGTCCACCATGCATCCTCCAAAAGGCCATTCATGAACAAGGTTAGATAAAAGATGATGAAAAGAGTGTTGTAAGTTTTTGTTTGATGTGAAAGTAGTAACTTGTATGATTGTTGAGTATATAGGTTGTGCAGCTGCTAAAGGGTGAAGAGGCAATTATAGACATTAAGCAGAATTCAATTGAACCAAAATCTCAATTGTTAGAGGCATGTGACCTAGAAGATTATACTTGCTCAAGTTACCTGAAGGACATGAGTCGCCACATGCAACTGATCATGGAGTGATCTTTCTTTAGTGAGATTTGTTGTAGGGATGGAGTGATATTTCTATAGCAGTGTGAGTGGTTAAATCCAAAGTCAGAAACCCATGAGTGTTTGTTATTTAGCATGAACTTGTAGTGAGCATTGCTAAAGATGTAACTCATAGGTTTTGACTTTGGATTAACGCTGAGAACCATGGTTTTCTCAAGCAACAATTTAATGTAGAAATGATGCGCTGCGGAGTTAGGATAACTTGTTTACTCTGCAATGCCTTTCAGACATTTTCACCCATACGTAAATATAGTCTCCAGGAATTCAAATTTCTCTCCCTTGTATTTACGTAAATACAAAACTCCACCTTCATCACTCTGTCATACCCTACACAGAAAgcttaaaaattatatgaagaaaCAACTACGCTCATGCTTTATCATATTCATCACTTTTTGTCGCCATTTtaagtatatgtatatatgtacaCACTTTAAATTTGGACCGTTTTAGTCGTAATTCAGTCCGAAAACAATATGACGTGAAacataaatagtaaaagaaTCAGGCCAATCTGTGCCCATATAATTtctgttgtgttttttttctctaagGCTGTGTTTGcatgaattaattatattgtttaagAAGAAAAGCGATCACAAATTTGGTGAATGAGACGCGTTTGcatgaattaattatattgttcaAGAAGAAAAGCGAGCATAAATTTGGCAAACGAGAAGTGTTTGTATGAATTAGTTATATTGTTCAAGAAGAAAAGCGAGCACAAATTTGACGAATGAGACATATTCGCTTGAGGAGATACGAGAAGAATGATTTAAGAAGATTTGTGAGACGCGTAACTTTTTTATCACTTGTGAAGTTGTTTGGATTTGGgatgattttgtttaaaaaattagttttggcTCCAACTTATTCTACAATATCACGTCTAAACAATGTATTCGATTCAAACATTTggataattgataaataaagaaacatgcaaaaatatcaCGGTGTAGGGGTTTATTTTTTGGTACATTGAGACACTATGAAGTTACGAGTGAATTACTTTTGTGTCCTAGTTGTGCCTTATGTAGAGATTCGATTCTTGACCTTCTTTGCTTGACACAACCAGCACCCAACAAAGATTCCTACCAATTCATTGAGCATTTGAATACTTTTCATGCCAATACAGTGTGAGCATTTGAATGTTTTTGACCAGTGAAGACCAATTAATACTCGAATGAGGTTGGTATTTGGTTGATTGTTCTATTAACTTTGAGGTAGAAGGAGTTAATATCATCAATGTGTTGAAGTTTATTGTGTTGTGTGTTAAGTGTAGTGAAGACAAAGCTCGAGTTAGTTTgagagtaatttattttttgtgcaagtttttcttcttttttagcTTAGAGGGATGTTAGTTGGAGATGAAGACTAAGAATGGAGGTTGGTCTATGGTTGATGCGCTGAAGCTGATGACTatattgaagatgaagatgaagacgaGAGTGGTTGAAGATGAAAAACACAGCGGCTGAGTATTCAGTTCTTCATGGCCATATTCGATTCCAGTTGTACCGTATTCGGTTCTAGCTCAACACACACATGTAAAGGGGACTGTATTTGGTTCCCCTTGTGGTGTATTCAGTTTCCCTTAGTGAAAACGTGTGTTGTATTCGGTTCCACGTTGGTGTGTATCCGATTCTCTTGGTGTATTTGATTCCCTAGCGCGGATTGGGTTCCAAGCTTGGTGTTAGAGGCGCCATGATCCGTGATGAAGGTGAAGGATGCAAAGAGATCCATCCCAGAGTCCTTGAATTAGTCCGCGACGAAGCTGGAGGATGCAGAAAGATCCATCCCAAAGTCCTTGAAGTAGCCCTAGTCGATGTAGCAATAGAGTCCATAGAGGTGGTTGGGATATCACACCCTAACCCTTTCTTTGTGTTGCAGGTGTTACGGGAAGCTACTGGAGGTGTTGTGAAGCTAGTGGAGTTGGTGGTGCATTTGTTGTGCAATTGTGAAGGAGAGCCAAGTTGGTGGAGGTTCAGCAAGCATTCTCTTTAGTTGGTAGTTTATGATCTTGTTGACAGTCTATGATATTCTCGAGTTGTCGGGTTTGTTGATAGTTTATTATATACACAAAATAGTTTGTTACATAGGCCATAAATTTTCCAAGCTACAATCTAAGTTCAGATAATTAGATCAATGCCTATCAAATTTTGTATATGGGTCATTTGCAAGCACTAACACCTCTCTCTCGTAAAATACTGTTAG
Proteins encoded:
- the LOC106776536 gene encoding receptor-like cytosolic serine/threonine-protein kinase RBK1; its protein translation is MALARNNAKEFMSDGDGSPRAILETPVSETESETDSSMDSGKEGYLMPWKSMVDVFKFKSVRKLTSIPLLSVSHDISRKGLTKKLARIRSAEDSIDIGDIPAKPSWRNFDYEELAAATKNFSAENLVGKGGHAEVYKGCLPDGQIIAVKRLMKNEKDAADRAGDFLTELGIIAHINHTNATHLVGFGVDGGLFFVLQLAAHGSLSSLLFGSAGMDWEKRFKVAVGVAEGLHYLHKECPRRIIHRDIKASNILLNENYEAEISDFGLAKWLPNKWANHVVFPIEGTFGYLAPEYFMHGIVDERTDVFAFGVLLLELITGRRAVDSDSRQSLVTWAKPLLDTNNVKDIADPRLGEAYDRTEMIRVMVTASMCVHHASSKRPFMNKVVQLLKGEEAIIDIKQNSIEPKSQLLEACDLEDYTCSSYLKDMSRHMQLIME